Proteins encoded within one genomic window of Bradyrhizobium sp. CB1717:
- a CDS encoding pyridoxamine 5'-phosphate oxidase family protein, translated as MGKQFASIEPEHRAFIERQKIFFVASAPPKGRINVSPKGLSSFRVLGDSDVAYLDCTGSGSETRAHLIASDDKRLTIMFCAFDGPPMILRLYGQGRSLMRGTPEYADLAPEFEDMTGARQIVRLSVDLVQTSCGMGVPLFDYKQERGSLVRYWTKQGVNNLRKYWGLKNSKSIDGLPTGFVPDSMAPPV; from the coding sequence ATGGGCAAGCAATTCGCGAGCATCGAGCCCGAGCACAGGGCTTTCATCGAACGGCAGAAGATCTTCTTCGTTGCGAGCGCCCCGCCGAAGGGACGTATCAACGTGTCGCCGAAGGGCCTGTCCTCATTCCGGGTCCTCGGAGACAGCGATGTCGCCTACCTCGACTGCACCGGCAGCGGCAGCGAGACCCGCGCGCACCTGATCGCCTCCGACGACAAGCGGTTGACCATCATGTTTTGCGCCTTCGATGGCCCACCGATGATCCTGCGGCTCTATGGCCAGGGCCGCTCGCTGATGCGCGGCACGCCTGAGTACGCCGATCTCGCCCCGGAGTTCGAGGATATGACCGGGGCACGCCAGATCGTGCGCCTCTCGGTCGATCTCGTGCAGACGTCGTGCGGCATGGGCGTGCCCCTGTTCGACTACAAGCAGGAGCGCGGCAGCCTCGTGCGCTACTGGACGAAGCAGGGCGTCAACAATTTGCGAAAATATTGGGGCCTGAAGAACAGCAAGAGCATCGACGGCCTGCCGACCGGCTTTGTCCCCGACAGCATGGCTCCGCCAGTCTGA
- a CDS encoding helix-turn-helix transcriptional regulator, with translation MIGQDLDAPALSLSAFLRALRERQSPAEFGLVAGPRRRTPGLRREEVAQLCGLSVTWYTWIEQGRDVSVSASALARLASGLRLSRAERSYLFEVAGKRDPERPGTRDDPPDEILACVDAIDGPAYILDRTWRARRWNAKASVLFPGWLDADGEKNLLRYIFLRPEARSLILDWTSRARRVVAEFRAAVTAYSNDPEIRRLVEELRLGSPDFERCWDTQGVLAREGGERAFNHPTMGLLHYQQVSLSLAGWSDYRLTMLVSAPRLDQSAS, from the coding sequence ATGATCGGACAAGACCTGGACGCCCCGGCCCTCTCGCTCAGTGCGTTCCTGCGCGCGCTCCGGGAGCGTCAGTCTCCGGCGGAGTTCGGCCTCGTCGCCGGACCGCGACGGCGCACGCCCGGCCTCCGGCGTGAGGAGGTCGCTCAGCTCTGCGGATTGAGCGTCACCTGGTACACGTGGATCGAGCAGGGCCGCGATGTGTCCGTCTCTGCATCGGCGCTTGCGCGCCTCGCCAGCGGGTTGCGCCTGTCACGGGCCGAGCGCAGCTATTTGTTTGAGGTCGCCGGCAAGCGCGATCCCGAACGCCCCGGCACCCGGGATGATCCGCCCGACGAGATCCTGGCCTGCGTCGATGCGATCGATGGACCGGCCTACATCCTCGATCGCACGTGGCGTGCGCGTCGATGGAATGCGAAAGCGTCCGTCCTGTTTCCAGGATGGCTCGATGCCGACGGCGAGAAGAATCTCCTGCGCTACATCTTCCTCAGGCCTGAGGCGCGAAGCCTGATCCTTGACTGGACCTCTCGCGCCCGTCGCGTCGTCGCAGAGTTCCGCGCCGCGGTGACAGCGTATTCCAATGATCCGGAGATTCGCCGACTGGTGGAGGAGCTCAGACTGGGAAGCCCCGACTTCGAACGCTGCTGGGATACGCAGGGGGTTTTGGCGCGCGAAGGCGGCGAGCGTGCGTTCAATCATCCGACCATGGGGCTGCTGCACTATCAGCAGGTGTCACTGTCTCTCGCGGGATGGTCCGACTATCGGCTGACGATGCTTGTCTCTGCACCGCGCCTGGATCAGTCCGCGTCCTGA
- a CDS encoding metallopeptidase family protein has product MWTELKAPSLAEMEATAHDIFERLPAEFRKLCEGVILRVDDFPTEEVLDEMDCESEFDLLGLFQGVGLPQQSFGDVARLPNMVWLYRRPILDYWAEHDESLGHIVRHVLIHEIGHHFGLSDDDMAAIEAKADQDAD; this is encoded by the coding sequence ATGTGGACAGAACTGAAAGCGCCCTCGCTCGCCGAGATGGAAGCGACGGCACATGACATCTTCGAGCGCCTGCCCGCGGAGTTTCGAAAGCTCTGCGAGGGCGTGATCCTCCGTGTCGACGACTTCCCGACCGAGGAGGTCCTCGACGAGATGGACTGCGAGAGCGAGTTCGACCTGCTCGGCCTGTTCCAGGGCGTCGGCCTGCCCCAGCAGAGTTTTGGCGACGTGGCGCGGCTGCCCAACATGGTCTGGCTCTACCGGCGGCCGATCCTCGACTACTGGGCCGAGCACGACGAAAGCCTCGGCCATATCGTCCGTCACGTCCTGATCCACGAGATAGGCCACCATTTTGGTCTTTCGGACGACGATATGGCGGCGATTGAGGCCAAGGCGGATCAGGACGCGGACTGA
- a CDS encoding DUF1330 domain-containing protein encodes MTVYAIAQLKMTDRAAYDRYQARFFDVFRKHNGRLLAADEHPRVLEGTWPHDKLVMMSFPDEAAFLAFSSSPEYEDISRDRKAGAQATVLLVKGFAPG; translated from the coding sequence ATGACCGTCTACGCGATTGCGCAATTGAAGATGACTGACCGCGCGGCCTATGACCGCTATCAGGCGCGGTTCTTCGACGTGTTCAGGAAGCACAACGGGCGGCTGCTCGCCGCGGATGAACATCCGCGCGTGCTCGAAGGCACTTGGCCGCACGACAAGCTCGTCATGATGTCGTTCCCGGACGAGGCCGCATTCCTCGCCTTCTCGAGCTCACCCGAATACGAAGACATCTCGCGCGATCGCAAGGCGGGCGCACAAGCGACGGTGCTGCTGGTGAAAGGATTTGCGCCCGGCTAG
- the leuC gene encoding 3-isopropylmalate dehydratase large subunit, with protein sequence MSKPTTLYDKIWNDHLVHEADDGTCLLYIDRHLVHEVTSPQAFEGLRTTGRKVHAPEKTLAVVDHNVPTTDRTKPNPDPESIEQIKALAENAKEFGIEYYNEFDKRQGIVHVIGPEQGFTLPGTTIVCGDSHTSTHGAFGALAHGIGTSEVEHVLATQTLIQKKAKNMRVTVDGQLPDGVTGKDIILAIIGEIGTAGGTGYVLEYAGDAIRALSMEGRMTVCNMSIEGGARAGLVAPDQKAYDFLRDRPKSPKGAAWDAAMRYWEKLRSDEGAHFDHELRLDAAKLPPIVTWGTSPEDVISVTGIVPDPDKIADEAKRLSKHRALKYMGLTAGTKITDIKLDRVFIGSCTNGRIEDLRAAAKIAEGKTVSANVNAMVVPGSGIVKEQAEAEGLDKIFIKAGFEWREPGCSMCLAMNPDKLKPEERCASTSNRNFEGRQGFKGRTHLVSPAMAAAAAIAGHFVDVRDWR encoded by the coding sequence ATGTCCAAGCCGACCACCCTGTACGACAAGATCTGGAACGACCATCTGGTGCACGAAGCCGACGACGGCACCTGCCTGCTCTATATCGACCGCCATCTGGTGCACGAGGTGACTTCGCCGCAGGCGTTCGAAGGCCTGCGCACCACGGGCCGCAAGGTCCACGCCCCCGAGAAGACGCTCGCGGTCGTCGACCACAACGTACCGACCACCGACCGCACCAAGCCGAATCCCGATCCCGAGAGCATCGAGCAGATCAAGGCGCTGGCCGAGAACGCCAAGGAATTCGGCATCGAATATTACAACGAGTTCGACAAGCGTCAGGGCATCGTCCACGTCATCGGCCCCGAGCAGGGCTTTACCCTGCCCGGCACCACTATCGTCTGCGGTGACAGCCACACCTCGACGCATGGCGCGTTCGGCGCGCTCGCGCACGGCATCGGCACCTCCGAGGTCGAGCACGTGCTGGCGACGCAGACGCTGATCCAGAAGAAGGCCAAGAACATGCGTGTCACCGTCGACGGCCAATTGCCGGACGGCGTGACCGGCAAGGACATCATCCTGGCCATCATCGGCGAGATCGGCACCGCGGGCGGCACCGGCTACGTGCTGGAATATGCCGGCGATGCGATCCGCGCGCTCTCGATGGAAGGCCGCATGACGGTCTGCAACATGTCGATCGAAGGCGGCGCCCGCGCCGGCCTGGTTGCGCCCGACCAGAAGGCTTACGACTTCCTGCGCGATCGGCCGAAGTCGCCGAAGGGCGCGGCCTGGGACGCGGCGATGCGCTACTGGGAGAAGCTGCGCTCCGACGAAGGCGCGCATTTCGACCACGAGCTGCGCCTCGATGCGGCAAAACTGCCGCCGATCGTGACATGGGGCACCTCGCCTGAAGACGTGATCTCGGTCACCGGCATCGTGCCCGATCCCGACAAGATCGCGGACGAGGCCAAGCGTCTCTCCAAGCATCGCGCGCTGAAATATATGGGCCTGACCGCGGGCACGAAGATCACCGACATCAAGCTCGACCGCGTCTTCATCGGCTCCTGCACCAACGGCCGCATCGAGGATCTGCGCGCCGCTGCCAAGATTGCTGAAGGCAAGACCGTTTCGGCGAACGTCAACGCCATGGTCGTGCCGGGCTCCGGCATCGTGAAGGAGCAGGCCGAGGCTGAAGGTCTCGACAAGATCTTCATCAAGGCCGGCTTCGAATGGCGCGAGCCGGGCTGCTCGATGTGCCTCGCGATGAACCCGGACAAGTTGAAGCCGGAAGAGCGCTGCGCCTCGACCTCGAACCGCAATTTTGAAGGCCGCCAGGGCTTCAAGGGAAGGACGCATCTGGTGTCGCCGGCGATGGCGGCGGCAGCGGCGATCGCGGGTCACTTCGTCGACGTCCGGGACTGGCGCTAA